The Athene noctua chromosome 13, bAthNoc1.hap1.1, whole genome shotgun sequence genome has a segment encoding these proteins:
- the ALPK3 gene encoding alpha-protein kinase 3 isoform X5: MVHGRLRSTFCAIISQLTEETQPLFETTIKSRSVSEDSDAKFTCIVTGYPQPEVTWYKDDEEMDRYCGLPKYEIFRHGNRHTLQLYKCREEDAGIYQASARNNKGIVSCSGVLEVGTMTEFKIHQKWFAKIKRKAEEKLREIEQGKKRGKENVEVEKLQGMSPDRLQRKRRLARDLNLRLGASPWEKEDAAKVHVADSQSRLQKDVAEPKEQPVNVVTGFPNKLIAPLKADVTTNGDTSLESVEENGSSFLAYIYETVEDLATKPMAKDSAAKKKKVVAPPAAKQEVSKREETGKDRPNPSPNPRFVPPVPLRRSARLRVANDQEVENNQKIKQPGKAVNQDTKVNGNMHFSLKEMYFDKEEKPAAGKEEAGAKEEVASEAALQPVAAGRRTEDALSSSEVSEAGSVPSKGQRGQQQAQKLEGNKAIGPEVAATVEQSASDLKHPVSGATVEPGQQASKLEELRKDMPVCQETRGAGKRTNPRLRLQEPPKPPAPSEHVQSSKEHPPSRKQAEGHSCSLEGRETQQGLLNQDAKSQGEEKPLLKKLRPPEPAESTPLEQITRQAVVKDGKNKEAGAELSGSHPGAEAGGSGAASPGAAHREVGGTPSGHQETETLAPAPVRLAKEELCPAPSAGMSVAREALPAAHSAPEMEATAGEAPSGAQLLPPASREMEIKEADGSAQQEVFSASTLGEESAKPAPVGPGGKEGEKQTTTAPRRVLAAPSGAFEGGAEVQPQVPLVLPSPERPQEMSLEEKVQHKNLVSSLKNYLLLLLKMSDSSKGVMKEDTDPRDEEQPDAEEVMVPEIGIAGLSPRTSRRVLEKVQNNQLFQTAENLPLTPRTSRRITGMINEEFVTSKEMLACRPVPPKRRTRVAPEAEGSPQLSVPSIVVGSMLPAAGAEQPPDNISDLPPASPEKESPGDPLAVLPCATPEELASGARRKIYLPKTKQVGEEEKETSESSGHMRSPTVSPRQSRKNTALLQSPALAPSPPTEQRSPTLTRKMATLEVPKLYEEPTGDSSGDHEVPEDAKPEAQPAESKKANNPFKAPQVIRKIRAEQFSDASGNLKLWCQFFNILSDSKLMWYKDEIPVAEAQRSAGDEGQAALALVQASQKDCGVYRCVISNEYGTDSTDFLLSPEVLSGFILREEIEVGEEIEMTPMVFAKGLADAGYWGDKLFGRVVSEDVEVGAGFLRKACRARAIYGLEPIFESGCTCVIKVHNFIVFGTKNENSLIEKNYDITIQECKIQNSSREYCKIFAAEARAVPDFGAVPEIIPVYLIYRPANNIPYATMEEDLGGPCEQYCVTERDGSLMARGTSEIVLKCCTFQHWVYQWTNGNILVTDMEGVGWKLTNVRIATNLKGYQGLKESCFPSLLEQFVAAHQCNRYCSILGLKTLEPAKPKGSRSPSMGRKSAQSSPQLQKKGLASPQGTRKAAVSPKSSRKAAETGEALAASKPGSGESGRSGCPQ; this comes from the exons GTGCCGAGAAGAAGATGCAGGCATTTACCAGGCCTCAGCTAGAAATAACAAAGGCATCGTGTCCTGCTCTGGCGTGCTGGAAGTGGGAACCATGACAGAGTTCAAAATCCACCAGAAGTGGTTTgccaaaattaagagaaaagctgaagaaaaactgCGAGAGATAGAACAGGGCAAGAAGCGAGGGAAAGAAAATGTGGAGGTGGAGAAGTTGCAGGGAATGAGCCCTGATCGGCTCCAGAGAAAGCGGAGGCTGGCCAGGGATCTGAATCTCCGGTTGGGAGCCTCTCCATGGGAGAAGGAGGATGCAGCAAAAGTGCATGTTGCCGATTCTCAGTCCAGATTACAGAAGGATGTTGCTGAGCCAAAGGAGCAGCCGGTCAATGTGGTGACAGGCTTTCCAAACAAGCTGATAGCACCTTTGAAAGCAGATGTGACCACCAATGGAGACACTTCTTTGGAAAGTGTGGAGGAGAACGGGAGCAGCTTCCTCGCATACATCTATGAGACAGTGGAGGACCTAGCGACTAAGCCAATGGCAAAAGACTCTGCAGCTAAAAAGAAGAAGGTTGTggctcctccagcagcaaagcaggAAGTTTCCAAGCGAGAAGAAACTGGAAAAGACAGGCCTAACCCCTCTCCAAATCCGAGGTTTGTGCCTCCTGTCCCTTTACGCAGGAGTGCACGTTTGAGGGTGGCAAATGATCAAGAAGTGGAAAACAATCAAAAAATCAAACAGCCCGGGAAAGCTGTGAATCAGGACACTAAAGTCAATGGTAACATGCACTTCTCTTTGAAAGAGATGTATTTTGATAAggaagagaagccagcagcagggaaggaggaggcaggagccAAGGAAGAGGTTGCGAGCGAggctgccctgcagcctgtggcagCTGGCAGACGGACAGAGGATGCTCTGTCGTCCTCAGAGGTGTCGGAGGCAGGATCTGTGCCGTCCAAGGGACAGAGAGGCCAGCAGCAAGCACAGAAGTTGGAGGGAAACAAAGCCATCGGTCCAGAG GTGGCAGCAACGGTGGAACAGTCGGCTAGTGACCTAAAACATCCAGTGTCCGGTGCAACTGTAGAGCCTGGTCAGCAAGCCAGTAAGCTAGAGGAGCTCAGGAAAGATATGCCTGTCTGCCAGGAGACCAggggggctgggaaaaggacaaaTCCTCGGCTGAGGCTTCAGGAGCCACCAAAGCCACCAGCACCTTCAGAGCATGTGCAGTCCAGCAAGGAGCACCCTCCCTCTAGGAAGCAGGCAGAAGGACATTCCTGTTCTCTTGAGGGCAGAGAGACTCAGCAAGGACTATTAAATCAAGACGCCAAAAGCCAAGGTGAGGAAAAGCCATTGCTAAAGAAATTGCGTCCTCCAGAGCCTGCAGAAAGCACTCCTCTTGAGCAGATCACACGTCAGGCAGTAGTCAAGGATGGGAAGAACAAAGAGGCGGGAGCAGAGCTGTCCGGGAGCCATCCtggtgcagaggcaggagggagcggTGCAGCATCTCCCGGGGCTGCGCACAGAGAGGTGGGAGGGACACCTTCGGGACATCAGGAGACTGAAACGCTGGCTCCTGCTCCAGTTCGACTTGCCAAGGAAGAGCTGTGTCCTGCTCCTTCAGCGGGGATGTCAGTGGCTCGGGAGGCACTGCCTGCAGCTCACAGTGCCCCAGAGATGGAGGCCACAGCGGGAGAGGCCCCATCTGgagcccagctgctgcctcctgcgAGCAGAGAAATGGAAATCAAAGAGGCAGATGGATCTGCCCAGCAAGAGGTATTTTCAGCTAGTACATTAGGGGAGGAGAGTGCCAAACCAGCACCTGTGGGACCtgggggaaaggaaggagaaaagcaaacaacCACAGCTCCACGCCGGGTACTGGCAGCACCTTCAGGTGCTTTTGAAGGAGGTGCTGAGGTTCAGCCACAAGTGCCTCTGGTCCTGCCTAGCCCTGAGAGACCTCAGGAGATGTCTTTGGAGGAAAAGGTGCAGCACAAAAACCTCGTTTCCTCCTTGAAGAActatctgctgctgcttttaaaaatgtcagataGCAGTAAGGGTGTCATGAAAGAAGACACTGACCCCAGGGATGAGGAGCAGCCTGATGCAGAGGAAGTCATGGTCCCAGAGATAGGCATTGCAGGCCTGAGCCCCCGCACCTCAAGGAGAGTTTTGGAAAAGGTACAAAACAATCAGCTCTTCCAGACAGCAGAGAACCTGCCTCTGACCCCCAGGACATCTAGGCGGATCACGGGCATGATTAACGAGGAATTCGTTACCAGCAAGGAGATGCTGGCTTGCAGGCCTGTGCCACCAAAGAGACGTACCCGGGTGGCTCCTGAGGCAGAGGGGTCACCCCAGCTCTCTGTGCCCTCCATCGTGGTGGGCAGcatgctgccagcagcaggagcagaacaGCCTCCTGATAATATTTCTGATTTGCCTCCAGCAAGCCCTGAAAAAGAGAGCCCTGGTGACCCTCTGGCAGTGCTTCCTTGTGCCACACCAGAGGAGCTTGCTTCTGGGGCCCGGCGCAAAATATACCTGCCAAAAACCAAGCAggtgggggaggaagagaaggaaacctcagaGAGCTCAGGGCACATGAGAAGTCCTACCGTTTCACCACGGCAATCCAGGAAGAATACGGCCCTGTTGCAGTCGCCTGCCCTGGCTCCATCCCCTCCCACAGAACAGCGCTCACCAACCCTCACAAGGAAGATGGCCACATTGGAGGTTCCAAAGCTCTATGAGGAGCCCACAGGTGACAGCAGTGGTGACCATGAGGTCCCTGAAGATGCTAAGCCAGAAGCACAGCCAGCGGAGTCCAAGAAAGCAAATAACCCATTTAAAG CTCCACAGGTGATTCGTAAGATCAGGGCAGAACAATTTTCCGATGCATCAGGAAACCTGAAACTTTGGTGCCAGTTCTTCAATATTTTGAGCGATTCTAAGCTGATGTGGTACAAGGACGAGATCCCTGTAGCAGAAGCCCAAAGGAG TGCTGGGGACGAGGGCCAGGCAGCTTTGGCTCTTGTGCAGGCGTCTCAGAAGGACTGCGGGGTGTACCGGTGTGTGATCAGCAATGAGTATGGCACCGACTCCACCGATTTCCTGCTCAGCCCGGAAG TGCTGTCGGGATTTATCTTGCGGGAAGAGATTGAAG TTGGAGAGGAGATTGAGATGACGCCCATGGTGTTCGCGAAGGGTTTGGCTGACGCAGGCTACTGGGGGGATAAGCTCTTCGGGCGCGTGGTGAGCGAGGATGTGGAAGTGGGTGCTGGCTTCCTGCGTAAAGCCTGCCGTGCCAGAGCCATCTACGGCCTGGAGCCCATCTTTGAGTCTGGCTGCACCTGCGTCATCAAAGTGCACAATTTCATTGTCTTTGGGACCAAGAATGAGAACAGCCTCATCGAGAAGAACTACGATATCACCATCCAG GAATGTAAAATCCAGAACTCCAGCCGTGAGTACTGCAAGATCTTTGCTGCTGAGGCACGAGCCGTCCCTGATTTTGGAGCAGTGCCCGA GATAATTCCTGTGTACCTGATTTACCGACCGGCCAACAACATCCCTTATGCCACGATGGAGGAGGACCTGGGCGGGCCCTGTGAGCAGTACTGTGTCACTGAGAGAGATGGCAGCTTGATGGCACGAGGCACCTCGGAGATTGTGCTCAAATGCTGCACCTTCCAGCATTGGGTCTACCAGTGGACAAATGGAAACATCCTCGTGACTGACATGGAAG GAGTGGGCTGGAAGCTGACCAATGTGCGGATTGCTACCAACCTGAAAGG GTACCAGGGGCTGAAGGAAAgctgcttcccctccctgctggAGCAATTCGTGGCTGCTCACCAGTGTAACCGTTACTGCAGCATCCTGGGCCTGAAGACGCTGGAGCCAGCCAAGCCCAAGGGCTCCAGAAGCCCCTCCATGGGTAGGAAATCTGCTCAGTCCAGCCCCCAGCTGCAGAAGAAGGGGTTGGCAAGTCCCCAGGGTACCCGCAAGGCTGCCGTGAGCCCCAAGAGCTCCCGGAAGGCTGCAGAAACAGGGGAGGCCCTGGCAGCCTCCAAACCTGGATCAGGAGAGAGTGGCAGGTCTGGCTGCCCTCAGTAG
- the ALPK3 gene encoding alpha-protein kinase 3 isoform X4, which yields MSPSARGGAVSGMVWGSTFCAIISQLTEETQPLFETTIKSRSVSEDSDAKFTCIVTGYPQPEVTWYKDDEEMDRYCGLPKYEIFRHGNRHTLQLYKCREEDAGIYQASARNNKGIVSCSGVLEVGTMTEFKIHQKWFAKIKRKAEEKLREIEQGKKRGKENVEVEKLQGMSPDRLQRKRRLARDLNLRLGASPWEKEDAAKVHVADSQSRLQKDVAEPKEQPVNVVTGFPNKLIAPLKADVTTNGDTSLESVEENGSSFLAYIYETVEDLATKPMAKDSAAKKKKVVAPPAAKQEVSKREETGKDRPNPSPNPRFVPPVPLRRSARLRVANDQEVENNQKIKQPGKAVNQDTKVNGNMHFSLKEMYFDKEEKPAAGKEEAGAKEEVASEAALQPVAAGRRTEDALSSSEVSEAGSVPSKGQRGQQQAQKLEGNKAIGPEVAATVEQSASDLKHPVSGATVEPGQQASKLEELRKDMPVCQETRGAGKRTNPRLRLQEPPKPPAPSEHVQSSKEHPPSRKQAEGHSCSLEGRETQQGLLNQDAKSQGEEKPLLKKLRPPEPAESTPLEQITRQAVVKDGKNKEAGAELSGSHPGAEAGGSGAASPGAAHREVGGTPSGHQETETLAPAPVRLAKEELCPAPSAGMSVAREALPAAHSAPEMEATAGEAPSGAQLLPPASREMEIKEADGSAQQEVFSASTLGEESAKPAPVGPGGKEGEKQTTTAPRRVLAAPSGAFEGGAEVQPQVPLVLPSPERPQEMSLEEKVQHKNLVSSLKNYLLLLLKMSDSSKGVMKEDTDPRDEEQPDAEEVMVPEIGIAGLSPRTSRRVLEKVQNNQLFQTAENLPLTPRTSRRITGMINEEFVTSKEMLACRPVPPKRRTRVAPEAEGSPQLSVPSIVVGSMLPAAGAEQPPDNISDLPPASPEKESPGDPLAVLPCATPEELASGARRKIYLPKTKQVGEEEKETSESSGHMRSPTVSPRQSRKNTALLQSPALAPSPPTEQRSPTLTRKMATLEVPKLYEEPTGDSSGDHEVPEDAKPEAQPAESKKANNPFKAPQVIRKIRAEQFSDASGNLKLWCQFFNILSDSKLMWYKDEIPVAEAQRSAGDEGQAALALVQASQKDCGVYRCVISNEYGTDSTDFLLSPEVLSGFILREEIEVGEEIEMTPMVFAKGLADAGYWGDKLFGRVVSEDVEVGAGFLRKACRARAIYGLEPIFESGCTCVIKVHNFIVFGTKNENSLIEKNYDITIQECKIQNSSREYCKIFAAEARAVPDFGAVPEIIPVYLIYRPANNIPYATMEEDLGGPCEQYCVTERDGSLMARGTSEIVLKCCTFQHWVYQWTNGNILVTDMEGVGWKLTNVRIATNLKGYQGLKESCFPSLLEQFVAAHQCNRYCSILGLKTLEPAKPKGSRSPSMGRKSAQSSPQLQKKGLASPQGTRKAAVSPKSSRKAAETGEALAASKPGSGESGRSGCPQ from the exons GTGCCGAGAAGAAGATGCAGGCATTTACCAGGCCTCAGCTAGAAATAACAAAGGCATCGTGTCCTGCTCTGGCGTGCTGGAAGTGGGAACCATGACAGAGTTCAAAATCCACCAGAAGTGGTTTgccaaaattaagagaaaagctgaagaaaaactgCGAGAGATAGAACAGGGCAAGAAGCGAGGGAAAGAAAATGTGGAGGTGGAGAAGTTGCAGGGAATGAGCCCTGATCGGCTCCAGAGAAAGCGGAGGCTGGCCAGGGATCTGAATCTCCGGTTGGGAGCCTCTCCATGGGAGAAGGAGGATGCAGCAAAAGTGCATGTTGCCGATTCTCAGTCCAGATTACAGAAGGATGTTGCTGAGCCAAAGGAGCAGCCGGTCAATGTGGTGACAGGCTTTCCAAACAAGCTGATAGCACCTTTGAAAGCAGATGTGACCACCAATGGAGACACTTCTTTGGAAAGTGTGGAGGAGAACGGGAGCAGCTTCCTCGCATACATCTATGAGACAGTGGAGGACCTAGCGACTAAGCCAATGGCAAAAGACTCTGCAGCTAAAAAGAAGAAGGTTGTggctcctccagcagcaaagcaggAAGTTTCCAAGCGAGAAGAAACTGGAAAAGACAGGCCTAACCCCTCTCCAAATCCGAGGTTTGTGCCTCCTGTCCCTTTACGCAGGAGTGCACGTTTGAGGGTGGCAAATGATCAAGAAGTGGAAAACAATCAAAAAATCAAACAGCCCGGGAAAGCTGTGAATCAGGACACTAAAGTCAATGGTAACATGCACTTCTCTTTGAAAGAGATGTATTTTGATAAggaagagaagccagcagcagggaaggaggaggcaggagccAAGGAAGAGGTTGCGAGCGAggctgccctgcagcctgtggcagCTGGCAGACGGACAGAGGATGCTCTGTCGTCCTCAGAGGTGTCGGAGGCAGGATCTGTGCCGTCCAAGGGACAGAGAGGCCAGCAGCAAGCACAGAAGTTGGAGGGAAACAAAGCCATCGGTCCAGAG GTGGCAGCAACGGTGGAACAGTCGGCTAGTGACCTAAAACATCCAGTGTCCGGTGCAACTGTAGAGCCTGGTCAGCAAGCCAGTAAGCTAGAGGAGCTCAGGAAAGATATGCCTGTCTGCCAGGAGACCAggggggctgggaaaaggacaaaTCCTCGGCTGAGGCTTCAGGAGCCACCAAAGCCACCAGCACCTTCAGAGCATGTGCAGTCCAGCAAGGAGCACCCTCCCTCTAGGAAGCAGGCAGAAGGACATTCCTGTTCTCTTGAGGGCAGAGAGACTCAGCAAGGACTATTAAATCAAGACGCCAAAAGCCAAGGTGAGGAAAAGCCATTGCTAAAGAAATTGCGTCCTCCAGAGCCTGCAGAAAGCACTCCTCTTGAGCAGATCACACGTCAGGCAGTAGTCAAGGATGGGAAGAACAAAGAGGCGGGAGCAGAGCTGTCCGGGAGCCATCCtggtgcagaggcaggagggagcggTGCAGCATCTCCCGGGGCTGCGCACAGAGAGGTGGGAGGGACACCTTCGGGACATCAGGAGACTGAAACGCTGGCTCCTGCTCCAGTTCGACTTGCCAAGGAAGAGCTGTGTCCTGCTCCTTCAGCGGGGATGTCAGTGGCTCGGGAGGCACTGCCTGCAGCTCACAGTGCCCCAGAGATGGAGGCCACAGCGGGAGAGGCCCCATCTGgagcccagctgctgcctcctgcgAGCAGAGAAATGGAAATCAAAGAGGCAGATGGATCTGCCCAGCAAGAGGTATTTTCAGCTAGTACATTAGGGGAGGAGAGTGCCAAACCAGCACCTGTGGGACCtgggggaaaggaaggagaaaagcaaacaacCACAGCTCCACGCCGGGTACTGGCAGCACCTTCAGGTGCTTTTGAAGGAGGTGCTGAGGTTCAGCCACAAGTGCCTCTGGTCCTGCCTAGCCCTGAGAGACCTCAGGAGATGTCTTTGGAGGAAAAGGTGCAGCACAAAAACCTCGTTTCCTCCTTGAAGAActatctgctgctgcttttaaaaatgtcagataGCAGTAAGGGTGTCATGAAAGAAGACACTGACCCCAGGGATGAGGAGCAGCCTGATGCAGAGGAAGTCATGGTCCCAGAGATAGGCATTGCAGGCCTGAGCCCCCGCACCTCAAGGAGAGTTTTGGAAAAGGTACAAAACAATCAGCTCTTCCAGACAGCAGAGAACCTGCCTCTGACCCCCAGGACATCTAGGCGGATCACGGGCATGATTAACGAGGAATTCGTTACCAGCAAGGAGATGCTGGCTTGCAGGCCTGTGCCACCAAAGAGACGTACCCGGGTGGCTCCTGAGGCAGAGGGGTCACCCCAGCTCTCTGTGCCCTCCATCGTGGTGGGCAGcatgctgccagcagcaggagcagaacaGCCTCCTGATAATATTTCTGATTTGCCTCCAGCAAGCCCTGAAAAAGAGAGCCCTGGTGACCCTCTGGCAGTGCTTCCTTGTGCCACACCAGAGGAGCTTGCTTCTGGGGCCCGGCGCAAAATATACCTGCCAAAAACCAAGCAggtgggggaggaagagaaggaaacctcagaGAGCTCAGGGCACATGAGAAGTCCTACCGTTTCACCACGGCAATCCAGGAAGAATACGGCCCTGTTGCAGTCGCCTGCCCTGGCTCCATCCCCTCCCACAGAACAGCGCTCACCAACCCTCACAAGGAAGATGGCCACATTGGAGGTTCCAAAGCTCTATGAGGAGCCCACAGGTGACAGCAGTGGTGACCATGAGGTCCCTGAAGATGCTAAGCCAGAAGCACAGCCAGCGGAGTCCAAGAAAGCAAATAACCCATTTAAAG CTCCACAGGTGATTCGTAAGATCAGGGCAGAACAATTTTCCGATGCATCAGGAAACCTGAAACTTTGGTGCCAGTTCTTCAATATTTTGAGCGATTCTAAGCTGATGTGGTACAAGGACGAGATCCCTGTAGCAGAAGCCCAAAGGAG TGCTGGGGACGAGGGCCAGGCAGCTTTGGCTCTTGTGCAGGCGTCTCAGAAGGACTGCGGGGTGTACCGGTGTGTGATCAGCAATGAGTATGGCACCGACTCCACCGATTTCCTGCTCAGCCCGGAAG TGCTGTCGGGATTTATCTTGCGGGAAGAGATTGAAG TTGGAGAGGAGATTGAGATGACGCCCATGGTGTTCGCGAAGGGTTTGGCTGACGCAGGCTACTGGGGGGATAAGCTCTTCGGGCGCGTGGTGAGCGAGGATGTGGAAGTGGGTGCTGGCTTCCTGCGTAAAGCCTGCCGTGCCAGAGCCATCTACGGCCTGGAGCCCATCTTTGAGTCTGGCTGCACCTGCGTCATCAAAGTGCACAATTTCATTGTCTTTGGGACCAAGAATGAGAACAGCCTCATCGAGAAGAACTACGATATCACCATCCAG GAATGTAAAATCCAGAACTCCAGCCGTGAGTACTGCAAGATCTTTGCTGCTGAGGCACGAGCCGTCCCTGATTTTGGAGCAGTGCCCGA GATAATTCCTGTGTACCTGATTTACCGACCGGCCAACAACATCCCTTATGCCACGATGGAGGAGGACCTGGGCGGGCCCTGTGAGCAGTACTGTGTCACTGAGAGAGATGGCAGCTTGATGGCACGAGGCACCTCGGAGATTGTGCTCAAATGCTGCACCTTCCAGCATTGGGTCTACCAGTGGACAAATGGAAACATCCTCGTGACTGACATGGAAG GAGTGGGCTGGAAGCTGACCAATGTGCGGATTGCTACCAACCTGAAAGG GTACCAGGGGCTGAAGGAAAgctgcttcccctccctgctggAGCAATTCGTGGCTGCTCACCAGTGTAACCGTTACTGCAGCATCCTGGGCCTGAAGACGCTGGAGCCAGCCAAGCCCAAGGGCTCCAGAAGCCCCTCCATGGGTAGGAAATCTGCTCAGTCCAGCCCCCAGCTGCAGAAGAAGGGGTTGGCAAGTCCCCAGGGTACCCGCAAGGCTGCCGTGAGCCCCAAGAGCTCCCGGAAGGCTGCAGAAACAGGGGAGGCCCTGGCAGCCTCCAAACCTGGATCAGGAGAGAGTGGCAGGTCTGGCTGCCCTCAGTAG